AAGACGGTGCGTGCGCGCGTCGGCGGCGTTCTCGTGACCGATACGGCCGCGGTGGCGTTCCGAGCGGGGCCGCCGAGCGTCGCGGCGTCCGGGATCGGCGCCGACCGGGATACCGTGACGGCGGACGGTGTGGAGGCGGCGATCATCGTCGTCACCGCGCGCGACGGGCAGGGCAATTCGGTGAGCGGGGCGATCGTGACGCTCGAGGCGTCCGGAACGGGAAACAACGTCATACAGCCGACGAATCCGACCGCATCCGACGGCACCGCGGCGGGAGCGATCCGCTCGACGGTCGCCGAGCCCAAGACGATGCGGGCCCGGATCAACGGGCAGCTCATCGACTCGACGGCGGTGCTTCTCTTCATTTCCGGCCAGGCGAGCACCGCCCGGAGCGAGGTGGTCAGCGACCGCGGAACGGTGACTGCGGACGGCACGGACGAGGCGACGATCACGGTGACGGTCAGGGACGGCGACGACAACCCGGTGGGGGGCGTCGCGGTGACGATCGAGGCGACCGGGAGCGGCAACGGCATCACGCAGCCGGTGGGCTCGACCGGTTTCGACGGCGTCGCGACGGGGAGCATCCGTTCGACCGTCGCGGAGACGAAGACGGTGCGGGCGCGGATCGACGGCGTCCTCGTCGCCGACGACGAGACGATCCTCTTCGAGGCGGGCCCGGCGGATCCGGGCGTGACGACGGTCGTATCGGCGGCGGACACGATCACCGCGGACGGCGTCGACGCGGCGCCGGTCATCGTCACCGTCCTCGACGCGCGGGGAAATCCAGTGCCGGGGATCGTCGTGACCATCGAGGCGACGGGCGCCGGCAACACGATCGTCCAGCCGACGGGGATCACCGGGAGCGACGGGGTGGCCGCGGGTGCGATCCGTTCGACGGTGGCCGGGATGAAGACGGTCGGTGCGCGCCTCGACGGAACGCCGACACTCGAAACCGCCGCTGTCGTCTGCCGCGCGGGCGATCCGGCCTCTTTCATCGTCACTCACGACGAAACCGGGACGGCCGGTGTCGCCGAGAACGTGACGATAGACGCGCGAGACGCGTTCGACAACCGCGTCGAATGGTTCGACGGCGAGATATTCGTCTACACCGACACGGACGAGGCCGCGGACAACATCACCTGGGGGCTCGCCGGCGCGGCGGGCACGCTGGCCAATCTCGGGGAGGATTCGGCGAGTTACGATTACGCCGCGGCCGACGGCGGTATCGCGACCCTTTCCGTCACCGACGAGAAGGCCGAGGCGATCACGATTCTTGTGCGGTACGGGAGCGTCCTCTCCGCGAGCGCCGCGCCGCTGGTCGTCGGCAACGCCGTCGCCGACCGCATCTTCCTCGTCTCCGGCGACGGTCAGCGGGCCGTCGTCGACGATCCCGTTCCCGATCCCCTCGTCGCCGGCGTCGAGGATGCGTTCGGCAACCCCGTTCCCGGCGAGACGGTCACTTTCGCCGTCAGCCGGGGCGACGGCGGGATCGACACCGATCTGTCCGCGCCGGGAACGCAGACGACCGCGATCACCGGCGGCGACGGCGAGGCCTCGTGCGAGTACTGGCGTCTCGGGACGACAAGCGGCGCCGACTCCGACGAGGCGCGCGCCTCGATCGCCTCGGGCGGCGTGACGGATGTCCTGTACACGGCGACGACCGATCACGATCTGCTCGCCTCCGTCCTGCTCGCGCCGGGCACCGGGAACGTGACGGTGAACAGCAGGACGGTCGTGACGGCCACTCTCGCCGACCGCTTCGGCAACCTCGTCGTCGGAGAGAATCTCACCGTATTCATCAAGGATTCCCCGGCCGACGGCGGCCTGTCGGCGGACGACACGAACCCGAATCCGACGACCGAACTCGGCCCGACGATCCGGTCCGGTTCGAGCGATTCGACGGGCACCGTCACCGTCTCGTACGATGCGCCCGCGGCGGCGGGGGTGCAGGACGTCATCGACGCCTCGCATTCGTACCTGCCCTCGTCCGCGATCGCCGACGTCGTCTACACGACGGTAGCGAGCGGGGCGACGAAGCTCATCGTCACGGATCTCTCCGAATCGGAATCGCCGGCGGGTACCAGCTTCTCCTTCGTCGTCAAGGCGGTCGACAGCAACGACAACCTCGATCCGGCGAACACGAGCCGCGTGCTGATCGATGCGCCGGCAGGAGGCGGCTTCGAGTTCAGTCTCACCGATTTCGGCGTCCCGGTGACGGCCGTCGACCTTTCCGGCGGGCAGGTCGCGCTCTACGGGCGGGGCACCGCAGCGGGCGACTGGACGATCGGATTCAGCGACGAGGCGGCCGTCCTCTCCCCGACGGACGTCGACGTGGGCATACTGGCGAGCGCCACGGTGGATCACTACGACGTCGCGGCGACCGACAGCGTCACCGCCGACGAGGACATCGCTCTCTCCGTCGCGGCGAGAGACGCGTACGGCAACCTCGTCACGACGGCCGGTTACGACATCGATCTCGCAGCGGTGCTCGCGGCCGACTCGACAACGCTGGCCGACAGCCTCCTGACCGTCAGGACGGGCCGTCTCTCGGGCGGCATCTACGCGGGAGTCGGTATCAGGTACCACCAGGCCGCGGCCATCCGGATCAGGGTGAGCGGCGGGCCGTTCCCCGCCGTCGGATACAGCGGCCGGATCGACGTCGACAACGCCCCCGCGTGGCGGATGGTCGATCTCGGCGGAGACAGCACGGGAGTCGCGGCAGGCGATTCCGTGCGCATGCGGACGGCCGTCCTGGACCGCTACGGCAACGCGGTCGACGGCGAGACGGTCTCCTTCACCGTGATACAGGGAGGCGGAGGACTCGCCGCCTCGCAGCGCGTCACGCGCGCCGACGGCGTGTCGTCGGTCATGCTCGGCACGGGGACGGCCGCCGGGTTGAACCGCGTCCGGGCGTCGATTCTCGACGGATCGCCAGCGGAGCTCGAGACGAACACGTGGGACGTCCAGACCGTGCCGCGCGGGGACGTGGCGTACGTTCTTCTCTCGATCGACGGCGACCACTTCACCGCCGGCGAGAACTTCTCCGGAACGGTCTCGGCCTACGATGCCAACGGCAACCGGATCACCGCGGACGACACGACGCGGCTTGTTCCCGTCTCCGAGGCCGGGCTGGTCGGATTCTTTCCCGACACGCTCACGCTCGGCGGGGGGGAAGCGGCCTTCGACGCCGTGTCGACCGTCGTCGGGACGGACCGCGTCGCGATCCTCTCGATTGCGGGAGACACCTTGTCTTCCCCTTCCCTCGGCGAGACGCTCACCTTCTCGAGCGCCCCGGCGTACCGGATCTCGCAGGTGAGCGGGGACACGACAGGCGTCGTCGCCGGAGACGACGTGATCCTCGCGGCGCGCGTTCGGGACGAGTGGGGCAATCCCGTGGGCGGCGAAGTCGTCTGGTTCGATGTGACGAGCGATCTCGGCGGCGATCCCCTCCTGACCGATGCCACGGGAGCGCCGAACGACGGCGTCGTCGCCACCGACGCGGCGGGGCTCGCCTGGGTGACGCTGACCACCGACACGATCGCCGGCGAGAACACCGTCGAGGCGCTGATCCTCGACGGCGATCCGGCCGAGCGCGAGCGGACGGCCTTCTCGGTCTCGACGGCGGCGGGCAGCATATCGCGCTTCACGATCGTTCCCGCCTCGTACGCGCCGACGGCCGGCCAGGATTTCGACGTGCTCGTGGTCGCCTACGACCCGAACGACAACCCGGCCTACGGCGACGACACGACGGTCGTCGACCTCGGCGCGGACCGTTTCGTCTCGTGGTCGGTAAACCCGGTGACGCTCTCCGACGGTTCCGCTCTCGTCACGGCCTCGGTGGACACGGCCGGTTCGATCGTTTTCACCGCCGCGGTCCAGGGCTCCGGGCTCGGCGCGAGCTCGAGCGATCCGATCGAGATCCTTCCCGATCTTCCCGACGGTCCGATCGGGATCGTCTCGGTCGTTCCGGACACGATCACCGCGAACGGGATCTCGACGAGCGCGATCACCACCGATCCGGTCGTCGACCGTTTCGGGAATGTCGTCGCGCCGGGGACGCGCATCACCGTGGAAACGACGGGCGGAACGGTCGACAGCGATGACATCGATCCCGCTCTTCCGGGGTACCAGCGGGTGACGGGAGAAAGCGGCCGCGTGTCGGTCTTCATTCAGTCGTCGACGACGCCGGGCGACGTGGCCGTCGATTTCACGAGCGTCGAGGGGAGCGCGGCGGGGACGGCTTCGCTCGTGTTCGCGCCGCCGCCGTCGTGCGGGTACGGCGGCTCCGTCCGTCCCGGTTTCATCGTGCCGGGCGACACCGTCGCTTTCAGGGTCGCCGTCTCGAACGCCAGTTCCACGGGGCTGACGATACGCGCGCCGAGCAGGATCTCCATCGCGGACAGCGTCGGGAATCTCTACGAGGCGCCACTCGCCGCGGATCTGTATCTCGACGGCTACGCGAGCGACACGCTCAGGTTCGCCGCGCGGCAGGTGCCGCCGGCGTTGCTCGGCGGCAACTACACGCCGCGCGTCTCCGTCGCCGGGACGGACAGGCACGGATCGTCCTACGCGATCGAGTTCGGCGCCGGATCCAACGCCGTCGCCGTCTCGTACGTCAAGATCGTCGGCATACTGCCCGCCCGGAACATCGTCAGCCGAGGCGACACGGTGCCGGTGGCGGTCAGGCTCAGGAACGACGGGGGATCGCCGATCTTCGTCCAGACGATACAGCTCTCCTTCCGCACCGGCTCGTACGGCAGCGGGGGAGACTGGACGCCCCCGCTGCCCGATACCCTCCTCCAGGGAGAGGAGGGGATCTACACGTACCCGGTCCTCGTCCTGCCCGGCTCCCCGCTGGGTGCCGACACGATCGATGCGTCGGTCATCGCCCGGACGGACGGCATGGAGGTGCGCGACACGTCGGCCGACGAGAATCGCGCCGTCTGGCTGATCCAGTCGGCGGCATCGATCGCCTATGAACCGAATTCCCTCGAGCCTCGTACCGTCTCGAAGGGACAGGTCCAGTCCTTCGCCGTCGATCTCCGCAACGACGCCGAAGCGGCGGTGATCCTCGATCCCGACGAAACCGTTTTCTCCTTCTCGGACGGCACGGCGGTCTTCAGCGCGCCCCTCGGCGCGGAGGACGCGTTGCCCGGCGGGGTGACGACGACGTTGCGATTCTCGGCCGCCGAAATCCCCGCCGCGATGGACACGGGTCTCCGTATCGCCAGCGTCCGTCTTTTCGGCACGGAGAACGGCGGGGCCTTCGATACGACGATCGCGATTGCCGACCCGGTCGACGTCGTCGAGCCGGCCCTTCTCGCATACGAGAGCGGTTCGCTCGCGCCAGCCGTCGTCAGCAAGCGCAGCGCCGTCTCGTTCAGCGTGGGAATCGCCAACGCCGGCGGAGCGACCGTCGACTGCGATCCCGATTCGACGCGGATCTTCTTCTTTGACGGGGCCGTCTTCTACGTCGCGTTCCTCGACGCCGACCGGGGGACGACGATCGGCGCCGGAGGCGACACGCTCTGGTTCGAATCGGTGACGATTCCCGCCGCGATGTCGACCGGCGCCCGGAATGCGGTCGTCCGTGTCGTCGGCGAGGAGAACGGCCTGCCCCTGGCGGTCGATCTCGACATCACCGATCCGGTGACCGTGCAGGAGCCTTCGCAGCTGGCGATCGCGAGGATCGACATGATTCCGGGCGACCGGGTGACCGCCGACCAGGGGGCGCCATGGGCGGCGCGCGTGCACGTGCAGAACAACGGCGAGGCGCCGGTGAGACTCGACGATCTCGCACTCAGGCTTTCCGTCGGCGTCCGCGACGTCACGGACGAGATCGTCCTCACGCCCGCAGATTTCACGCCCGGGGGAGAGACGCTCGCCGGCGGCCAGACGGACTCCTTCGCCGTCGTCTTCGCCGACGATCCCGCGGGACCGATGACCGTCGGCACGGTCGTCGTCGACGCGACCGTCGAAGGCGTCGACCTCAACAGCGGCGGCACGCTGATCGCCACGACCGAGTTCGGCGGGAAGGGGAGCTACCTCGTCCAGACGCCGGCGGACCTCGTCGTGCGGGCGATACAGCCGTCGGTCGGCAGCGCGACGGCCCTCCAGACTCGCGACTGGCGCGTCGACGTCGTCGTAGAGAACCGGGGCGAGTCGGATGCGGCGCTCGATCTCGCCGCACCGCGGACCGCGCTCGATCCGTCTTTTCCCGACGGATTCGTCATCATCGTTCCGGACAGTCTCGCGGGCGGCGGGGCGGTGCTCGGCGGCGAGACGGTCGATACGCTCGTATTCACGATCGACAGGACGGGAAGCGCGATCGGCGCCTGCGGATTCGGCGCGTCGATCGGCGGCACGGAGACGAACAGCGGCCGACCGATCGACGTGACGGTTTCCCCGTCGGCTGCCGTCGAGATCCAGTCGCCCGCCGTGCTCGTCGTGACCGCTCTCGAGGCGAGCAGGGATCCGGTGACGATCGGACAGCCCGGGGCGTGGTCGATCGCAATGACGGTCAGGAACGACGGAGGCTCCGGCGTGGCCGTCGATTTCGGCGACGTCGATTCGACGTTCGTCGATCTTCCCGGCGGAACCGGTTTCGTCATCGATCATCCCGACGCCTTCGACGGAGGCGGCGACCGTCTCGACGCCGGGGATTCGGGGACGCTGACCTTCCCGGTGACGGTCACCGGGGACATGCCCGCAGGTCGACGACCTGTCATCGGCGGCGCGGTGGCCACGGAAAAGAACAGCGACCGGCGGGTCCATGTCCTGCTCGACGAGGCGACGACGACCGATTCGGTCACCTTCGAGTATCCGCCAGATCCGCGTTACCTGCCGGGATCCCTCGCGCCGCTCGCCGCCAGCAGCGGCACGGAGATATCGATGGAGCTGACGGTGTGGAGCGACGATCCCGACCACGCGACGGTGCTTCTCGATCGCGACGCGACGACGGTGCTCTTCGGCGACGCCGAGGGAGACACGTTCCGCGCCCCGCTTTCGACGCTTTCTGAAACCGTCCTGCCCGGCGGCGGGGAGACGCGCCTGCGTTTCGAGGGCGAACAGGTGCTTCCGGAGCTCGCGCACGGGCGCTACGGCGTTCTCGCCAGGCTCGTCGGATCGCAGAACGGGAATCCCTTCTTCCAGGAGATCGCGGCGAGTCCCGAATCCCTCACGGTGGAGGACGCCCCGCAGCTCAGCATCCTCGCCGTCCAGACGCCGGCGAGCGTGACCCGCGGCGTGCAGCCGTTGTGGCCCGCCTTCATGGTCCTCCACAACACCGGGGAGGCGTCGGTCATCGTGGATACGGAAGCGGCGAGCCTGACATTCACCGTCGTCGGCGGGGGAGAGGTCACGGGCGAATACACCGTCACCCCCGATCCAGACCTCGTCGTCTCCGGCGGCGACACGCTCGCGGGCGGGCAGATCGACACGCTCCTCTTCGACGTGACGGCGACCGGTTCGACGACGGGGACGGTACTGGTCAACGGGTACGTCTCCGCGATCGACATCAACAGCGGCGGGACGCTGTCCGACAACACGCTGAGCGGCGGATGGGGCGTGATGGCCGTGCAGGCCCCGGCCTTGCCGCTCGTCGTCTCGATTAGGGCCGGCCGGGAGACGGTCACCGCCGGGCAGACCGCTCCGTGGGAAATCCTCGTCGACGTCAGCAACGACGGAGAGGCGGTCCTGACGCTCCTGCCGGACAGCACGACGCTCTACGACCCATCGTTCGGCGTCTCCGCGCATCCGACGCCGGCGACCTTCGTCGGCGGCAAGACGACGCTCGCGGCGAACGAGGGCGGCAGGCTCCGTTTCGTGGTGTCTTCGACGCCCGCGTTGCCCGGAGGCGGGGATCTCGAGCTCATCGCCAGGGCGGCCTTCCTCGAGAACAACCGGAATCTCCTTCTCGACGACCGGTCCGATCCGGGAACACGCGACACGGTCCGCGTCCAGTCGCCGGCGGCGCTCAGGCTCATCGCCGTCTCCACCGCGGCGCCGAACGCCCCCCGGGTCGATACGGGACAGCGATTCCCCGTTCTCTTCGAGGTCGAGAACGTCGGCGAGGCCTCCGCGGCGGACGTCGACGTGTCCCTCCGGGCCGCCGGGCTCTCGACGGTCGACGATTCGCCGGTCACGGTGCCGTTCATCGCGGGCGGCGAGACGCGCGTCGACACCTTCCACGTCACGGCCTCCGCGGTTCCAGGGGCGGAACTGTTCAATGCGGCGATCGAGGCGGCGATTGACGTGAACTCCGGCCAAGGCGATCTGTACGTCCTCCAGTCAGCGGTCGACGACACGGCGGCGGCATTCATCCAGGCGCCGGCCCGGGTGGTCGTCGACGCCGCCGTCCCGTCGCAGCCGGAGGTGAACGCGGGACAGACCGTCGACTGGCACGTCACGCTCCGCATATCGAACGAGGGCGCCGGGACCGCGCGTTTCGCCGTCCCGTCGCAGGGGGACGTCTCCTTCGCGCGGGCAGGGGTGGCTCTTGGCGGCTACCTCGTCGAACCGCCGGGCGGATTCGCCTCGGGACGGCCCGATCTGCTTTTGCCGGGAGGCGACTCGGATTCGCTGGTCTACGCGATCTCCACGACGGGGAACGACACGGGGACGGTCGATGTGCGCGCCGGCGTCCGCTGGACGGGCGAGAACGATCCCGGCGCCGTGTACGCGATCGCCGAACGGGATACGACGGTTTACGTGCGCAAGCCGTCCGGCGTGCGGATCGTCTCCATCGTGAGCGACGCGCCGAACGGCGGTACGCCCCCGAACACGTCGATCGTCAATACCGGCCAGATCTTCGGCATCGTCGTGACCGTCGAGAACACCGGCGGGGACGATCTCGACAGCGTCGATGTGAGCCTCGTCGCCGAGAACGGCGCGCGGTCGACGACCAGGCTCGTGGCGGGAAGCCCGCGGATCGATTCGGGAGGAAGCGGGCTCTTCCTCTTCGAGGTCACCGCGGGCGACATCCCCAACCTGGAAACGCTCCGCGCGGCGATCGAGCGGGCCGTCTCGATCAACACGGGGGAGCGGGTCGATCCGATCCAGGCGGTCGAGTCGACGGAGACGCTGCAGATCCAGGAACCGGCGCGCCTCTCCGTCTCGGCCGCGATCGCCGCGCCCGCGGGGGCCGTCGACGACACCCTCTCGGCGGGGCAGACCTTCGTGGTCTCCGCCACCGTGACGAATCCGCCCGGATCGGCCGAGGTCGACGAGTCGGGAGCGCTCGCGCTCGCGATCCCCGCCGGGGTGGGACGCGTCGATCCGGCCGGCGAGCCCCTCACGCGCCCCTTCGAGCCGGGTACGCCGGTGACCTGGTCGCTGATCGCCCCCGCGGGGATCTCGCTCGACACCCTCGCCGTCCGCATCTCGGCGGTTCCCGTCGACAGGAACGCGAACGGGCCGGCGGTCGTCGATGTCGCCGAGGCGCGGATCGTCGCGGCGACGGAGGAAGCGGCCGTGATCGCCGGCCAGGCCCTTTCCGTCCCGGAACCCGCCGGAGCGGCGGACAGGATCGTCTCATCGGGCCAGACCTTCACCGTCAGGGGCGTCGTGACCCCGTCGTCGAACACGGTCGACGCATGGGTCGAACTCGCCGTGCCGGCCGGATACGCCGTCGAGGAATCGGAGCGGCGCGATATCGGAGACGGATCGGGGGCCGCGGTGCAGGTCGAATGGCTCGTCACCGCTCCGTCGCTGCCCTCGCCCGCCGCATCCTTCGCGCTCTCCGCCGGCGGTACGGACGGCAACGCGGGAACGACCTTCACCGTGGCCGGCGTGTCGATGGACGTCACGACGGTCGAGGCGGCGAGACTCGATCTCGCCGCGGCGATCTCCGGGCCGCCCGAGGCGCTCGACGGGCGCGTGTCGATCGATCTCGCGTTCACCGTTGAGGCGACCGTCTCCAATCTCGGCGAGGCGGGAGTGGATCCGACGGGTGCGACGATCGAGATCGTCCCGCCCGACGGCTACGTTCTCGACGGCGCGGGAGAGACGCCGCAAAAAGCCTACACGCCCGGGATTCCCGTGACCTGGGGACTTCGCGCGCCCGGTTCGCCGACGCCGCCGGAGTTCATCTCGGTACGGTTTGTCGATCCCGTCGCCATCGACGAGAACTCGGGCGAGCCGGCGTCGGTGGCGACGGCCTCGGTGCCGATCCCGGTGCAGACGGAGGCGGCGTCGGTCTCGATGCTCAACGTCTCCGCCCTCGATACCATTCCGCCCTACGTCGTGCCGCGGGGGGCCCGGAACGTTCCCGTGCTCAGGGTCGTCTTCGACAACACGCTTTCGTACACCGTCGGCCTCGACACCCTGCGCGTCACGGCGGCGGACGCCGACGCCGAGGCACACGATCGGGCCGCGCGGTACGTCTCGCGCGTGGCCTTGACAGCCCGCGGCGAGACCTACGTCGCGACGGCGACGG
The Candidatus Krumholzibacteriota bacterium DNA segment above includes these coding regions:
- a CDS encoding Ig-like domain-containing protein translates to MRARVGGVLVTDTAAVAFRAGPPSVAASGIGADRDTVTADGVEAAIIVVTARDGQGNSVSGAIVTLEASGTGNNVIQPTNPTASDGTAAGAIRSTVAEPKTMRARINGQLIDSTAVLLFISGQASTARSEVVSDRGTVTADGTDEATITVTVRDGDDNPVGGVAVTIEATGSGNGITQPVGSTGFDGVATGSIRSTVAETKTVRARIDGVLVADDETILFEAGPADPGVTTVVSAADTITADGVDAAPVIVTVLDARGNPVPGIVVTIEATGAGNTIVQPTGITGSDGVAAGAIRSTVAGMKTVGARLDGTPTLETAAVVCRAGDPASFIVTHDETGTAGVAENVTIDARDAFDNRVEWFDGEIFVYTDTDEAADNITWGLAGAAGTLANLGEDSASYDYAAADGGIATLSVTDEKAEAITILVRYGSVLSASAAPLVVGNAVADRIFLVSGDGQRAVVDDPVPDPLVAGVEDAFGNPVPGETVTFAVSRGDGGIDTDLSAPGTQTTAITGGDGEASCEYWRLGTTSGADSDEARASIASGGVTDVLYTATTDHDLLASVLLAPGTGNVTVNSRTVVTATLADRFGNLVVGENLTVFIKDSPADGGLSADDTNPNPTTELGPTIRSGSSDSTGTVTVSYDAPAAAGVQDVIDASHSYLPSSAIADVVYTTVASGATKLIVTDLSESESPAGTSFSFVVKAVDSNDNLDPANTSRVLIDAPAGGGFEFSLTDFGVPVTAVDLSGGQVALYGRGTAAGDWTIGFSDEAAVLSPTDVDVGILASATVDHYDVAATDSVTADEDIALSVAARDAYGNLVTTAGYDIDLAAVLAADSTTLADSLLTVRTGRLSGGIYAGVGIRYHQAAAIRIRVSGGPFPAVGYSGRIDVDNAPAWRMVDLGGDSTGVAAGDSVRMRTAVLDRYGNAVDGETVSFTVIQGGGGLAASQRVTRADGVSSVMLGTGTAAGLNRVRASILDGSPAELETNTWDVQTVPRGDVAYVLLSIDGDHFTAGENFSGTVSAYDANGNRITADDTTRLVPVSEAGLVGFFPDTLTLGGGEAAFDAVSTVVGTDRVAILSIAGDTLSSPSLGETLTFSSAPAYRISQVSGDTTGVVAGDDVILAARVRDEWGNPVGGEVVWFDVTSDLGGDPLLTDATGAPNDGVVATDAAGLAWVTLTTDTIAGENTVEALILDGDPAERERTAFSVSTAAGSISRFTIVPASYAPTAGQDFDVLVVAYDPNDNPAYGDDTTVVDLGADRFVSWSVNPVTLSDGSALVTASVDTAGSIVFTAAVQGSGLGASSSDPIEILPDLPDGPIGIVSVVPDTITANGISTSAITTDPVVDRFGNVVAPGTRITVETTGGTVDSDDIDPALPGYQRVTGESGRVSVFIQSSTTPGDVAVDFTSVEGSAAGTASLVFAPPPSCGYGGSVRPGFIVPGDTVAFRVAVSNASSTGLTIRAPSRISIADSVGNLYEAPLAADLYLDGYASDTLRFAARQVPPALLGGNYTPRVSVAGTDRHGSSYAIEFGAGSNAVAVSYVKIVGILPARNIVSRGDTVPVAVRLRNDGGSPIFVQTIQLSFRTGSYGSGGDWTPPLPDTLLQGEEGIYTYPVLVLPGSPLGADTIDASVIARTDGMEVRDTSADENRAVWLIQSAASIAYEPNSLEPRTVSKGQVQSFAVDLRNDAEAAVILDPDETVFSFSDGTAVFSAPLGAEDALPGGVTTTLRFSAAEIPAAMDTGLRIASVRLFGTENGGAFDTTIAIADPVDVVEPALLAYESGSLAPAVVSKRSAVSFSVGIANAGGATVDCDPDSTRIFFFDGAVFYVAFLDADRGTTIGAGGDTLWFESVTIPAAMSTGARNAVVRVVGEENGLPLAVDLDITDPVTVQEPSQLAIARIDMIPGDRVTADQGAPWAARVHVQNNGEAPVRLDDLALRLSVGVRDVTDEIVLTPADFTPGGETLAGGQTDSFAVVFADDPAGPMTVGTVVVDATVEGVDLNSGGTLIATTEFGGKGSYLVQTPADLVVRAIQPSVGSATALQTRDWRVDVVVENRGESDAALDLAAPRTALDPSFPDGFVIIVPDSLAGGGAVLGGETVDTLVFTIDRTGSAIGACGFGASIGGTETNSGRPIDVTVSPSAAVEIQSPAVLVVTALEASRDPVTIGQPGAWSIAMTVRNDGGSGVAVDFGDVDSTFVDLPGGTGFVIDHPDAFDGGGDRLDAGDSGTLTFPVTVTGDMPAGRRPVIGGAVATEKNSDRRVHVLLDEATTTDSVTFEYPPDPRYLPGSLAPLAASSGTEISMELTVWSDDPDHATVLLDRDATTVLFGDAEGDTFRAPLSTLSETVLPGGGETRLRFEGEQVLPELAHGRYGVLARLVGSQNGNPFFQEIAASPESLTVEDAPQLSILAVQTPASVTRGVQPLWPAFMVLHNTGEASVIVDTEAASLTFTVVGGGEVTGEYTVTPDPDLVVSGGDTLAGGQIDTLLFDVTATGSTTGTVLVNGYVSAIDINSGGTLSDNTLSGGWGVMAVQAPALPLVVSIRAGRETVTAGQTAPWEILVDVSNDGEAVLTLLPDSTTLYDPSFGVSAHPTPATFVGGKTTLAANEGGRLRFVVSSTPALPGGGDLELIARAAFLENNRNLLLDDRSDPGTRDTVRVQSPAALRLIAVSTAAPNAPRVDTGQRFPVLFEVENVGEASAADVDVSLRAAGLSTVDDSPVTVPFIAGGETRVDTFHVTASAVPGAELFNAAIEAAIDVNSGQGDLYVLQSAVDDTAAAFIQAPARVVVDAAVPSQPEVNAGQTVDWHVTLRISNEGAGTARFAVPSQGDVSFARAGVALGGYLVEPPGGFASGRPDLLLPGGDSDSLVYAISTTGNDTGTVDVRAGVRWTGENDPGAVYAIAERDTTVYVRKPSGVRIVSIVSDAPNGGTPPNTSIVNTGQIFGIVVTVENTGGDDLDSVDVSLVAENGARSTTRLVAGSPRIDSGGSGLFLFEVTAGDIPNLETLRAAIERAVSINTGERVDPIQAVESTETLQIQEPARLSVSAAIAAPAGAVDDTLSAGQTFVVSATVTNPPGSAEVDESGALALAIPAGVGRVDPAGEPLTRPFEPGTPVTWSLIAPAGISLDTLAVRISAVPVDRNANGPAVVDVAEARIVAATEEAAVIAGQALSVPEPAGAADRIVSSGQTFTVRGVVTPSSNTVDAWVELAVPAGYAVEESERRDIGDGSGAAVQVEWLVTAPSLPSPAASFALSAGGTDGNAGTTFTVAGVSMDVTTVEAARLDLAAAISGPPEALDGRVSIDLAFTVEATVSNLGEAGVDPTGATIEIVPPDGYVLDGAGETPQKAYTPGIPVTWGLRAPGSPTPPEFISVRFVDPVAIDENSGEPASVATASVPIPVQTEAASVSMLNVSALDTIPPYVVPRGARNVPVLRVVFDNTLSYTVGLDTLRVTAADADAEAHDRAARYVSRVALTARGETYVATATDDNPVSIPVAGTYTLEPGETDTVLVSVDVSAGAPTGELRLDIAGSRDVVFRIGGASGPRVGVVWEVDGGDIAGRFTSGPMSVMSDDFEEYAHNYPNPFMAGSEPTRISYFLMSDAAVRIAIYDLTGRLVWTREISAGEAGAIGAEGGAWCEVEWDGRNGAGEIVRNGIYLCRIEAGGQTATFKIAVAK